The following coding sequences lie in one Lolium perenne isolate Kyuss_39 chromosome 2, Kyuss_2.0, whole genome shotgun sequence genomic window:
- the LOC127332076 gene encoding mitochondrial import inner membrane translocase subunit TIM44-2: MATSALLRALRRPSSVAALRLATNGNAQALSGYRHLNNRNLSVFNEFSKQLKGEANSNPEFQKSMKEFSEKLGVVKEDLKVRTKKTAETVSKSVDDVLAEAEATSKKVTANVKEKISAATEEVKESFGLGKEETSSFTEGSAGTSKHGKTEASSHSDDKSQDATSSYILFNKLRSTLSAASPVVSGAFAKLRDTRVSTLAKQGYEIVKDELSSGSSRKKKNLARRASAAVEKSTRTEIVFVPTKKSVLGEKWEALKNKMQGHPVYKRVNKYTKPVVTKGQEVAEDVRERWETSDHPVVQKIQDINETIFEETATAESFKEIRRRDPSFSLSDFLGDVQDMIKPVLTGYSKGDVKTLKKYCTKEMLERCTGERNAYATQGMFFDHKILHISDADVKETKMLGSAPIILVVFQTQEIHCIRDREGEVTEGGQDTIRTVYYQWAMQLMDSDEVPEEESYYAVWRLRDMQAMGVKALI; this comes from the exons ATGGCGACGTCGGCGCTGCTCCGGGCTCTGAGACGCCCCTCGTCGGTGGCCGCGCTGCGATTG GCAACGAATGGCAATGCGCAAGCTCTTTCCGGCTATAGACATTTGAACAATCGGAATCTAAGTGTTTTCAACGAGTTCTCAAAGCAGCTCAAGGGTGAGGCTAACAG TAATCCTGAATTCCAGAAATCCATGAAGGAGTTCAGTGAGAAACTTGGTGTGGTCAAGGAAGATCTCAAAGTGAG AACTAAGAAAACGGCTGAGACAGTTTCCAAGAGCGTTGATGATGTTTTGGCTGAAGCTGAGGCGACATCTAAAAAG GTTACTGCGAATGTTAAGGAAAAAATATCTGCTGCTACAGAAGAG GTGAAGGAAAGCTTTGGACTTGGAAAAGAAGAAACTTCAAGCTTCACAGAAGGTTCAGCTGGAACTTCAAAACACGGGAAAACTGAGGCGTCCTCACATTCAGATGACAAATCCCAAGATGCCACAAGTAGCTATATACTGTTTAATAAACTGAGGTCAACATTGTCAGCGGCTTCACCAGTTGTATCCGGTGCATTTGCAAAATTACGGGACACGAGAGTCTCAACTTTAGCTAAGCAGGGATATGAAATtgtcaaagatgagctaagctctGGCTCTAGCAGAAAGAAGAAAAATCTTGCCAGGCGTGCTTCTGCTGCTGTAGAGAAGAGCACAAGAACTGAAATAGTTTTTGTGCCAACAAAGAAGTCAGTATTGGGTGAAAAATGGGAAGCACTCAAGAATAAG ATGCAAGGTCATCCAGTCTACAAGAGAGTGAATAAGTACACCAAACCTGTTGTAACCAAGGGACAAGAG GTAGCTGAGGATGTCCGAGAAAGATGGGAGACGAGTGACCATCCAGTAGTTCAGAAAATTCAAGA TATTAATGAAACTATTTTTGAAGAGACCGCTACTGCAGAATCTTTCAAGGAAATTCGGCGACGAGACCC ATCCTTTTCATTATCTGATTTTCTTGGTGATGTTCAAGACATGATCAAGCCTGTTCTTACTGGATATTCAAAG GGTGATGTGAAGACTTTAAAAAAGTATTGCACCAAGGAAATGCTTGAACGCTGCACAGGAGAGAGGAACGCATATGCAACACAAGGCATGTTTTTTGACCACAAA ATTCTGCACATTTCAGATGCTGATGTAAAGGAAACAAAGATGTTGGGATCTGCACCCATCATTTTGGTAGTG TTCCAAACACAGGAGATTCATTGTATTCGTGATAGAGAAGGAGAAGTAACTGAAGGAGGACAG GATACCATCCGGACTGTCTATTATCAGTGGGCGATGCAACTCATGGATAGCGACGAGGTCCCAGAAGAAGAATCGTATTACGCAGTTTGGCGGTTGCGTGACATGCAGGCTATGGGCGTCAAAGCTCTTATATAG
- the LOC127332086 gene encoding heavy metal-associated isoprenylated plant protein 23 has translation MGLGRTLEFLSEMFGGGEGHGYDRRRKRRQMRTVELKVAMDCEGCERKVKNALSHMKGVRSVDINRKQQKVTVVGYAEESKVLKKARSTGKKVEIWPYVPYSQVSQPYVAGTYDKRAPAGYVRRAEPGYSQVSRQHDELTDMFNDENANSCSIM, from the exons ATGGGATTGGGACGCACCTTGGAGTTCCTGTCTGAGATGTTTGGGGGTGGTGAAGGCCACGGCTAcgacaggaggaggaagaggaggcagatgcggaCGGTGGAGCTCAAGGTCGCCATGGACTGCGAGGGGTGCGAGCGCAAGGTCAAGAACGCACTCTCCCACATGAAAG GGGTGCGATCAGTGGACATCAACAGGAAGCAGCAGAAGGTGACGGTGGTAGGCTACGCGGAGGAGAGCAAGGTGCTGAAGAAGGCGCGGTCCACGGGCAAGAAGGTCGAGATATGGCCCTACGTGCCGTACAGCCAAGTCAGCCAGCCCTACGTCGCCGGCACCTATGACAAGCGGGCCCCGGCCGGCTACGTCAGGAGGGCCGAGCCCGGCTACAGCCAGGTTAGCAGGCAGCACGACGAGCTCACCGACATGTTCAACGACGAGAACGCAAACTCCTGCTCCATCATGTGA